A stretch of Colletotrichum lupini chromosome 2, complete sequence DNA encodes these proteins:
- a CDS encoding glycosyl hydrolase family 18, with translation MAGHNTLFRQFPSSTFVIIFLSLFSLFSYAFPTGSRDGPSKAELATTTCRNEAYHPFDYSVKPAQNRNLPLCPTSVELAAIQTRDLLLGRQVTQEQDYSCNEFRPCGNGACCAKTGWCNYGPEACGTNGQSPNDKCWSNCDAKAECGRYAETEGKECPLNVCCSPFGFCGMTEDFCKKTDDEETSCQSNCDQPGSGSSNRNVRQRVVGYYEAWVHSRACNGMSIDQMPVGALNHLMFSFAYVSPNDFQIVPMDDLEPNLFSKMTAMKKQNRALKVMVALGGWTFNDPGATQLVFHDVASSKANRSKFIGNLMSFMRQYGFDGVDFDWEYPGADDRGGAEEDGKNFTLLLKELKEAIKNQPLDYVVSFTTPTSFWYLRHFDLKASTDAVDFVNIMSNLHGVWDAWNPIGSNVLAHSNLTEIKLALDLYWRNDIPPEKLNLGIGFYGRSFELTDPACNKPGCQFRGGAAPGPCTANSGTLAYREIEDIIKKHDLKPYYDKEHQIKYIVWNQNQWVSYDDPETIEAKIDFANEQGLGGLLIWSIDQDTDNLDALGAVVGPTTKALALRQTLSEDGAATWEQLGAQNCYVTGCGGKCDKAGFKAVTTQPCGDATFFTRHSSEEDSTLCCPVNSAPDPKDCKWRSQGDAPTCNGRCEFGEVGLQMNKWGDGKYCKDGNKMYCCKTKAENSDGDKCRFHDNGKKCPSGQKALTFSGAFGNGNIGEKSPDVDLKHLQSLTGTALEDALDEYTWKKISLWCCDDEEFKKWKNCEWKGKPGSCFDAHCDLNTEVMLTWAGAGGGEMCFPHPDPNRARIFCCDPPSGSNLFLPAALKDLFPDPPTGNDVKTKGNTKTDDTWGGSQTGGSNDDPNKSAIQFYVMASPTEIQVTLDKRDGSHWELFNCNDAHSLGVQTVQMVCMNDSEDSNCKELFLGNGAPGTIIEMPQDQGCGPGKYAVVESLEVSHNQTLPGHLTRRTASPPVIYDLTFGYNFKLVPREYGDTQLRIDYSNQEGYWDHIVTRPVSKKRKRSLEEFGGNHKRWLEEEWRDDNHFGGLSKKDLHKRWFGDDVLEWLESLVEVEIVKTEKRHLYEEDLSAVLLREEWDCGEFKGKIDAVATAGIKMATSFGFALITTLNSETGLDLSKSYLHFANKGSVNAVFTLDARMSLHWDSEAFNIAPIYFQGASFVIPGFGSLGPRLDLRGEIKADITVEGRVEARVNIVDWDIQQTYPQHTEKFDPKELSEAKRGIDRRDLAEPTFDAEMKGNGDVEFHLMPTMVFGLEFDDVWSIATTDVELVADTWVRMRVDSDLDCGFGYGVDAGMSLIAQAKIPEIFKWTPQTHTFKQIEKNLIPGNGKEWQCASGATERRLIGSGFNSTEITDIEPFDISPPSLQKRIIPYESDLKPNSKEKTCPPKGGAEKQKACNEITAVDGFYEGEDDGSWGAVTKRSVTADDDFTSNSSTNPAYQSGLLDRDLEKRAGKTLAVCAGTALYNVNWLDWSSLNRLDMFIYDSNDWSDCSNMASSIQKRGEQILKNKKGDNEQYVIEHVLEAQTFQRWLSIEGADGRGVRDLCRAMKAGDWMGYTPNPLDANGAKVNPITWVVQQSYPAASFNPEEFISVIEPVNWQKQKSFGSGARLQEEASLEKEAQWMEGTPLDQALRTLKITVVTFKYLLEPELSALYREQATRVGIALNVMEDHLVSEGSWTKRNLQQSWLSFVKTSAEIAGGKLVKLLDTYIPVAEKVLQGTDASKDDDDRKKRRATIQALRKVYDDEIKGKWVNPMP, from the exons ATGGCAGGCCACAATACACTCTTTCGACAGTTTCCTTCCTCTACATTCGTTATTATTTTCCTTTCTCTTTTCTCACTATTTTCCTATGCTTTTCCTACCGGCAGCCGAGATGGCCCATCCAAAGCCGAATTGGCAACCACAACATGCCGTAACGAAGCCTACCA CCCTTTCGACTACTCAGTCAAACCAGCTCAGAATCGGAACCTTCCCCTTTGCCCTACCAGTGTCGAACTGGCAGCGATTCAAACTCGTGATCTGCTGTTGGGTCGCCAGGTGACTCAAGAGCAGGACTATAGTTGTAACGAATTCAGACCTTGCGGCAACG GCGCTTGCTGTGCCAAGACCGGGTGGTGCAACTACGGCCCGGAGGCCTGTGGTACAAACGGCCAATCTCCTAATGACAAATGCTGGAGTAACTGCGATGCAAAGGCAGAGTGTGGCCGATATGCCGAAACAGAGGGCAAGGAGTGCCCTCTGAACGT TTGCTGCTCGCCATTTGGCTTTTGCGGCATGACCGAAGACTTTTGCAAAAAGACCGACGATGAGGAAACCAGCTGCCAAAGCAATTGCGACCAGCCAGGGTCAGGGTCATCCAACAGAAATGTCCGTCAAAGAGTGGTTG GCTACTACGAGGCATGGGTACACTCCCGAGCATGCAATGGCATGTCGATCGACCAAATGCCCGTGGGAGCGTTGAATCATCTTATGTTTTCCTTCGCCTACGTCTCGCCCAACGACTTTCAGATCGTTCCAATGGACGACCTGGAGCCGAATCTCTTCTCCAAGATGACCGCCATGAAGAAGCAGAACCGAGCTCTTAAGGTCATGGTAGCCCTTGGAGGGTGGACCTTTAACGACCCTGGTGCAACCCAGCTCGTCTTCCATGATGTTGCAAGCAGTAAAGCAAACCGATCCAAGTTCATCGGCAATCTCATGAGCTTTATGCGCCAG TATGGTTTCGATGGTGTTGATTTTGATTGG GAATATCCAGGAGCTGATGATCGCGGCGGCGCGGAAGAAGATGGCAAGAACTTTACACTCCTGCTCAAAGAACTCAAGGAGGCCATCAAGAACCAACCCCTTGATTATGTTGTGTCATTCACTACGCCGACTAGCTTCTGGTATCTGCGACACTTCGATCTTAAGGCAAGTACTGACGCTGTCGACTTTGTGAACATTATGAGTAA TCTGCACGGCGTTTGGGATGCCTGGAACCCCATCGGTTCTAATGTTCTCGCACACTCAAATCTCACTGAGATCAAGCTCGCACTTGACCTGTACTGGCGCAATGACATTCCTCCCGAGAAGCTCAACCTTGGCATTGGTTTCTACGGTCGCTCTTTCGAGCTGACGGACCCGGCTTGCAACAAGCCTGGATGCCAGTTTCGCGGAGGTGCAGCTCCTGGTCCG TGCACTGCAAATTCTGGAACGTTGGCGTACCGTGAGATTGAGGATATCATCAAGAAACACGATCTCAAGCCGTACTACGACAAGGAGCACCAAATCAAGTACATTGTTTGGAACCAGAACCAATGGGTTAGCTAC GATGACCCTGAAACCATCGAGGCCAAGATCGATTTTGCAAACGAGCAAGGCCTTGGCGGGCTGCTGATCTGGTCG ATTGACCAAGACACGGACAACCTAGACGCCCTCGGTGCTGTCGTTGGCCCGACCACCAAGGCGTTGGCTTTGCGACAAACCCTTTCTGAAGATGGAGCGGCCACATGGGAACAGCTAGGAGCCCAGAATTGCTACGTCACTGGTTGTGGAGGCAAGTGCGACAAAGCTGGCTTCAAGGCCGTCACAACTCAACCGTGTGGAGATGCTACGTTCTTCACGCGACACTCCTCCGAAGAAGACAGCACGCTCTGCTGTCCCGTCAACTCTGCACCGGATCCGAAGGACTGTAAATG GAGAAGCCAAGGCGACGCACCAACCTGCAATGGCCGTTGCGAATTTGGCGAGGTCGGCCTCCAAATGAACAAATGGGGCGACGGCAAGTACTGTAAAGACGGCAACAAGATGTACTGCTGCAAAACCAAGGCCGAGAACAGCGACGGCGACAAGTGCAGGTTCCACGACAATGGAAAAAAGTGCCCAAGCGGACAAAAGGCACTTACCTTCTCTGGCGCGTTTGGGAACGGCAACATTGGCGAAAAGTCTCCGGATGTCGATCTCAAACATCTCCAGAGTCTCACGGGTACGGCGCTCGAAGATGCCTTAGACGAATACACGTGGAAGAAGATCAGTCTCTGGTGCTGCGATGACGAAGAGTTCAAGAAGTGGAAGAACTGCGAATGGAAGGGCAAGCCCGGAAGTTGTTTCGACGCTCACTGCGACCTTAATACGGAGGTCATGCTCACCTGGGCCGGAGCCGGTGGTGGTGAGATGTGCTTCCCGCATCCCGACCCAAATCGCGCGCGTATCTTCTGCTGCGATCCGCCTAGTGGCTCTAACCTTTTCCTCCCGGCCGCCCTGAAAGACCTGTTCCCCGACCCCCCTACCGGTAACGATGTCAAGACCAAGGGCAACACAAAGACAGACGACACCTGGGGCGGCTCGCAAACCGGCGGCAGCAACGACGATCCGAACAAATCTGCCATTCAATTCTACGTCATGGCCAGTCCTACAGAAATCCAAGTCACCCTCGACAAGCGCGACGGCTCCCACTGGGAGCTCTTCAACTGCAACGATGCTCACTCTCTTGGCGTGCAGACTGTTCAGATGGTTTGCATGAACGATTCTGAGGATAGCAACTGCAAAGAGCTTTTCCTCGGAAATGGTGCACCAGGAACCATCATCGAGATGCCGCAAGATCAGGGCTGCGGACCGGGCAAGTATGCCGTCGTTGAGAGCCTGGAGGTTTCCCATAACCAGACGTTGCCGGGACACCTCACTCGACGAACGGCAAGCCCGCCCGTGATCTATGACCTCACGTTTGGCTACAACTTCAAGCTTGTTCCTAGAGAGTACGGTGACACACAGCTCCGTATCGATTATTC GAACCAGGAGGGCTACTGGGACCATATCGTCACCCGCCCGGTATCGAAGAAGCGCAAGAGGTCCCTCGAAGAATTCGGTGGTAACCACAAGAGATGGCTCGAAGAGGAGTGGCGCGACGATAACCACTTTGGCGGTCTGTCGAAGAAGGATCTGCATAAGCGATGGTTCGGTGACGACGTCCTCGAGTGGCTGGAGAGTCTCGTTGAAGTCGAGATCGTCAAGACGGAGAAGCGCCATCTCTACGAGGAAGACCTCTCCGCAGTCTTATTGCGAGAAGAGTGGGACTGCGGTGAGTTCAAGGGCAAGATCGACGCTGTCGCGACTGCCGGCATCAAGATGGCAACGTCTTTCGGGTTTGCCCTCATCACGACGCTCAACTCGGAGACTGGCCTGGATCTCAGCAAGTCTTATTTGCATTTCGCCAACAAG GGAAGCGTGAATGCCGTCTTCACCCTCGACGCTAGGATGTCACTACACTGGGACTCCGAAGCGTTTAACATTGCTCCCATCTATTTCCAAGGCGCCAGTTTTGTTATTCCTGGATTTGGCTCGC TTGGCCCCCGCCTCGATCTTCGAGGTGAGATCAAGGCCGACATCACGGTCGAGGGACGTGTCGAAGCCAGAGTCAACATTGTTGACTGGGATATCCAGCAGACCTACCCTCAACACACGGAGAAGTTCGATCCGAAGGAGCTTTCCGAGGCTAAGCGTGGAATTGACAGGAGAGATCTTGCCGAACCCACCTTTGATGCCGAGATGAAAGGCAACGGAGATGTTGAGTTTCATTTGATGCCCACGATGGTCTTTGGTCTTGAGTTCGACGATGTCTGGAGCATCGCCACCACCGATGTTGAGCTCGTGGCTGACACCTGGGTCCGCATGAGGGTCGATTCCGACCTCGACTGCGGCTTCGGCTATGGTGTGGATGCCGGCATGTCTCTTATCGCCCAGGCAAAAATTCCCGAGATATTCAAGTGGACTCCTCAGACGCACACATTCAAGCAG ATTGAGAAAAATCTTATTCCCGGAAATGGCAAGGAATGGCAGTGTGCATCAGGGGCAACAGAGCGACGCCTGATCGGCTCTGGCTTCAACTCAACCGAAATCACCGACATTGAGCCATTCGATATCTCGCCCCCCAGCCTGCAAAAGCGAATCATACCCTACGAATCAGACTTGAAGCCCAACAGCAAGGAGAAGACATGCCCTCCCAAGGGCGGCGCCGAAAAGCAAAAGGCATGCAATGAGATCACGGCCGTGGATGGCTTCTACGAGGGTGAGGATGACGGTTCGTGGGGCGccgttactaagcgctcAGTTACTGCCGACGATGACTTTACCAGCAACTCGAGCACGAACCCCGCGTACCAGTCGGGCCTCCTTGACCGCGACTTGGAGAAGCGTGCCGGCAAAACTCTTGCCGTTTGCGCTGGTACTGCACTCTATAATGTCAATTGGTTGGACTGGTCCTCGTTGAACCGCTTGGACATGTTCATTTACGATAGCAACGACTGGTCTGATTGTTCGAATA TGGCCAGCAGCATCCAGAAAAGAGGAGAGCAGATTCTTAAAAACAAGAAGGGCGATAATGAGCAATACGTTATCGAGCACGTGTTGGAAGCCCAGACTTTTCAACGCTGGCTGAGTATCGAAGGCGCAGATGGGCGTGGGGTGAGGGACCTCTGCCGAGCAATGAAAGCGGGCGATTGGATGGGCTATACCCCGAACCCTCTCGATGCCAACGGAGCCAAGGTCAACCCGATCACTTGGGTTGTCCAACAGTCCTACCCAGCAGCCAGTTTTAACCCTGAGGAGTTTATCTCCGTCATCGAGCCGGTCAACTGGCAAAAGCAAAAGTCCTTTGGCTCCGGCGCTAGACTCCAAGAAGAGGCTAGCTTGGAGAAGGAGGCCCAGTGGATGGAGGGCACACCCTTAGATCAAGCACTCCGGACGCTGAAGATCACTGTAGTCACCTTCAAGTATCTTCTCGAACCCGAGCTCTCGGCGTTGTACCGCGAACAGGCCACTCGTGTGGGTATAGCTCTGAACGTCATGGAGGATCACTTGGTTAGCGAGGGTTCCTGGACGAAGCGCAACCTCCAGCAGAGTTGGCTGAGCTTTGTCAAGACCAGCGCTGAGATCGCAGGAGGTAAGCTGGTCAAGTTGCTAGACACGTACATCCCGGTGGCCGAGAAGGTCCTCCAGGGCACCGACGCATCAAAGGATGACGATGataggaagaagaggagagcCACCATCCAAGCGCTACGCAAGGTCTACGATGATGAAATCAAGGGTAAATGGGTGAACCCAATGCCGTAG
- a CDS encoding LysM domain-containing protein, whose product GRFYNNITAAFATSRDPEAANVQGALPAGGDFGDYVPSDTCDGCLVKNLRFQAGSPYFDGPRLQAQSVYESRTADCGITGAPLVTTTISLFTQTTAAPTPTPTCTGKTYSIQPEDDCNSISVAQSIGTEWLLWDNDLLAFCHQFPTEGELCLVNTCDIYTVVESDTCDKIAKAHGMTVTQLLSWNPSINSGCYNLNQTIGHQICVSVPGTPYVEPSQTTLQPSIPLTAAPVPTNVAAETNTYCGRYYTAILGDYCNLIVMKFGISMDDFLFLNPAINENCTNLYAEESYCVQPVGDLNTYTGKPGHITFAITMTGTVEDSATTLPDNIWTAPTPTTTLLPIATGTRKDCYHYLTGDDWQKDMTGMYLASNCALAAEVFDVTLEDLEVWNPILGNASDDGCSFESGFRYCAKWYTGSKKFTNPDPLDSSLPARDGMTENCTQIVEVDTNGSPSCSEILSEWSLTIAQFYAWNPSVGPECGGMWAGYYYCIRTSDFVEPSATATITTSISAIASSTAGPTPPAATHDGQPANCNKWHVVTGGDCSTVEAEYGLTHAQFLALNPAVSEDCLTNFWGGYAYCVGTSDSVTTTGGSGVTSTSAPVSTPTPTNGPVAAPSPNQAGNAIATCNKYAQAPSGDWCSAFIERYGLAAADFYSWNTVLGTNGENCGTSFWGTYWYCIGVAA is encoded by the exons GGCCGCTTTTACAATAATATTACCGCCGCTTTCGCTACCTCACGCGATCCGGAGGCGGCAAATGTACAAGGTGCTCTGCCTGCCGGCGGCGACTTTGGTGACTACGTGCCGTCTGATACGTGCGACGGCTGCTTGGTGAAGAACCTTCGGTTCCAAGCCGGATCTCCTTACTTTGACGGACCAAGGCTGCAGGCTCAGTCAGTCTACGAGTCTCGCACGGCTGATTGTGGCATCACGGGAGCACCTCTCGTCACTACCACGATCAGTCTGTTCAC ACAAACAACAGCGGCTCCGACGCCCACGCCGACCTGCACAGGGAAGACTTACTCCATTCAGCCAGAGGACGATTGTAATTCCATCTCCGTAGCACAGAGCATTGGAACGGAGTGGCTCCTCTGGGACAACGACTTGCTGGCATTCTGTCACCAGTTCCCTACCGAAGGAGAACTTTGCCTGGTCAACACTTGTGATATCTACACGGTTGTTGAATCTGACACCTGTGACAAGATTGCAAAGGCTCATGGCATGACTGTGACTCAGCTACTATCTTGGAATCCT TCAATCAACTCTGGATGCTATAATCTCAATCAAACCATTGGCCATCAAATCTGCGTGTCGGTTCCGGGGACTCCTTATGTGGAGCCATCGCAGACAACTTTGCAGCCCTCAATTCCCCTGACTGCTGCGCCGGTTCCCACGAATGTTGCGGCCGAGACGAACACATATTGCGGCAGATACTACACTGCTATCCTTGGAGACTATTGCAACTTAATTGTTATGAAATTCGGAATTTCCATGGACGACTTCTTATTCCTCAATCCCGCAATTAACGAGAACTGTACCAACTTGTACGCCGAGGAGTCATACTGCGTGCAGCCCGTCGGAGACT TAAACACGTACACCGGAAAGCCCGGACACATCACCTTCGCGATCACCATGACGGGAACCGTCGAAGACTCTGCAACAACGCTGCCTGACAATATCTGGACGGCTCCAACTCCCACGACGACTCTGCTTCCCATTGCTACCGGAACAAGGAAGGATTGCTACCACTATCTAACGGGAGACGACTGGCAGAAAGACATGACCGGAATGTACTTGGCATCCAACTGCGCTCTTGCCGCCGAGGTCTTTGACGTTACCCTAGAAGACCTCGAAGTCTGGAACCCGA TACTCGGAAACGCATCCGATGATGGATGCTCATTCGAGAGCGGTTTCCGCTATTGTGCAAAATGGTACACTGGCTCAAAGAAGTTCACAAACCCGGATCCGCTGGACTCAAGCTTACCGGCTCGG GATGGAATGACAGAAAACTGCACTCAAATTGTTGAGGTTGATACCAACGGTAGCCCTTCATGTTCAGAGATTTTGAGTGAATGGTCTCTGACCATCGCTCAATTCTATGCGTGGAACCCAAGTGTAGGCCCAGAGTGCGGTGGTATGTGGGCAG GGTACTACTACTGCATCAGAACCTCAGATTTCGTGGAACCGTCAGCGACAGCAACCATTACGACTTCAATATCAGCAATCGCTTCGTCGACCGCAGGCCCAACACCTCCTGCAGCAACTCACGACGGCCAACCAGCTAATTGCAACAAGTGGCATGTGGTCACTG GCGGCGACTGCTCCACGGTCGAGGCGGAGTACGGTCTCACGCATGCCCAGTTTCTGGCTCTGAACCCTGCTGTATCAGAAGACTGCCTCACAAACTTCTGGGGTGGTTACGCATACTGCGTCGGTACGAGCGACAGCGTGACCACCACCGGCGGCTCGGGGGTAACCTCCACTTCGGCGCCGGTATCCACTCCGACTCCCACCAACGGCCCCGTTGCGGCACCGTCGCCAAATCAGGCGGGCAACGCGATCGCAACGTGTAACAAGTACGCCCAGGCTCCATCAGGCGACTGGTGTTCAGCCTTCATCGAGAGGTACGGTCTCGCGGCTGCAGACTTTTACAGTTGGAATACGGTGCTCGGAACCAACGGTGAAAATTGTGGCACCAGCTTCTGGGGGACTTATTGGTACTGTATTGGTGTTGCGGCGTAA